In one Methylocaldum szegediense genomic region, the following are encoded:
- the mobB gene encoding molybdopterin-guanine dinucleotide biosynthesis protein B has product MLNLSNAQVPLLGFAAFSGTGKTTLLKKIIPLLRLNQLNIGLIKHGHHNFEIDYPGKDSYELRKAGANPVMLTSSHRRAIIVERQVIEEPVLAEELAYFDQTGLDLILVEGFKLERFPKIELHRPVLGKPLLFPNDDTIIAIATDAELAVTCNIPKLDINDPEQIARFICEEFLPSARY; this is encoded by the coding sequence ATGCTGAATCTTAGCAATGCGCAGGTACCGCTACTCGGGTTTGCGGCGTTCAGCGGCACCGGTAAAACCACACTCCTGAAGAAGATTATCCCCCTGCTCCGACTTAACCAGCTCAATATCGGACTCATCAAACACGGTCATCATAATTTCGAAATAGACTATCCAGGCAAGGACAGTTATGAATTGCGCAAAGCCGGCGCAAATCCGGTCATGCTGACTTCGTCGCATCGCCGCGCCATTATCGTGGAACGCCAGGTAATCGAGGAACCGGTGTTGGCTGAGGAATTGGCCTATTTCGACCAGACTGGCCTGGATCTGATTTTGGTGGAAGGATTCAAGCTAGAGCGCTTCCCGAAAATCGAGTTGCACCGACCCGTTCTCGGCAAACCGCTTTTGTTTCCCAACGACGACACCATCATCGCGATCGCCACGGATGCCGAACTTGCGGTCACATGCAACATCCCAAAGCTCGACATCAATGATCCAGAGCAAATCGCCCGGTTCATTTGCGAGGAATTTCTTCCCAGTGCACGATATTGA
- a CDS encoding NAD-dependent epimerase: MKVLVTGTAGFIGAALAHVLLARGDEVIGIDNVNDYYDVGLKEARLARLKQHAGFTEVRIALEDRDRLNQAFSDHRPQRVVNLAAQAGVRYSLTHPHAYIDANLVGFCNILEACRRYDIEHLVYASSSSVYGANTRMPFSVHHNVDHPVSLYAATKKANELMAHTYSHLYGLPTTGLRFFTVYGPWGRPDMALFMFTRNILAGKPIDVFNFGHHRRDFTYIDDIVEGVVRVLDNVATPNPDWNGDHPDPGTSKAPYRLYNIGNNQPVELLRFIEVLEECLGKKAEKNLLPMQSGDVPDTYADIDDLIRDVGYRPTTPIEVGIANFVSWYKDYYGVS; encoded by the coding sequence ATGAAAGTATTGGTCACAGGAACGGCCGGATTCATCGGCGCGGCGCTGGCCCACGTGCTTCTGGCGCGAGGCGACGAAGTCATCGGCATCGATAACGTCAACGATTACTACGATGTCGGCCTCAAGGAAGCGCGGCTTGCCCGGCTAAAGCAGCACGCCGGGTTCACCGAAGTCCGCATCGCCTTGGAAGATCGCGATCGCCTGAATCAGGCATTCTCGGACCATCGGCCGCAACGCGTAGTGAATCTCGCCGCCCAAGCCGGCGTGAGATATTCACTCACGCATCCCCATGCCTATATCGATGCGAATCTGGTGGGCTTCTGCAACATACTGGAAGCATGCCGACGTTACGATATTGAGCACCTGGTGTATGCCTCTTCCAGCTCCGTCTACGGCGCCAATACCAGGATGCCGTTTTCGGTTCACCATAACGTCGACCATCCCGTCAGCCTCTATGCGGCGACGAAAAAAGCCAACGAACTGATGGCTCATACTTACAGCCATCTTTACGGTTTGCCGACCACCGGCCTACGCTTTTTCACCGTGTACGGGCCCTGGGGACGCCCGGACATGGCCTTGTTCATGTTTACCCGCAACATCCTGGCCGGAAAACCGATAGACGTCTTCAACTTCGGCCATCACCGGCGCGACTTCACCTATATCGACGATATCGTGGAAGGCGTCGTGAGAGTCCTTGACAATGTAGCGACGCCGAACCCAGATTGGAATGGCGATCACCCAGATCCCGGAACCAGCAAGGCGCCTTACCGTCTTTACAATATCGGCAATAACCAGCCGGTCGAGCTTCTGCGCTTCATCGAAGTTTTGGAAGAATGTCTTGGCAAGAAAGCCGAAAAAAACCTTCTACCGATGCAGAGCGGCGATGTGCCCGATACCTACGCGGACATTGACGATCTCATCCGTGACGTGGGCTATCGGCCCACAACGCCGATAGAAGTCGGGATCGCCAACTTCGTCAGTTGGTACAAAGATTACTACGGTGTGTCCTAG
- the tviB gene encoding Vi polysaccharide biosynthesis UDP-N-acetylglucosamine C-6 dehydrogenase TviB encodes MHSFADTKIGIIGLGYVGLPLAVEFGKQFDTVGLDINAQRIAELKDGIDRSLEVDTEELARAKRLSYTTNPADLSSCNVYIVTVPTPIDEHKRPDLTPLQKASETVGKLLSKGDIVVYESTVYPGATEEVCVPILESHSGLIFNQDFYCGYSPERINPGDKEHRVTNIKKITSGSTPECADFVDKLYQKIITAGTHKASSIKVAEAAKVIENTQRDVNIALINELAILFNKLGLNTLEVLEAAGSKWNFLPFRPGLVGGHCIGVDPYYLTHKAQEIGYHPEIILAGRRINDGMGEYVANRLVKLMTQRRLQVCQANILIMGLTFKENCPDIRNTRVTDIIKELESYNARVDVYDPWANPEEVHDEYGIDLVQELPTGKYDAVVIAVAHREFKAMGPQAIRALAKPQGVLFDVKYTLPHDSVDDYL; translated from the coding sequence ATGCATTCGTTCGCTGACACAAAGATCGGCATAATTGGACTGGGCTATGTAGGACTTCCGCTCGCGGTGGAGTTCGGCAAGCAATTCGATACTGTGGGTTTGGATATTAATGCTCAGCGCATAGCGGAGCTGAAAGATGGCATCGACCGCTCGCTCGAAGTCGACACCGAAGAGCTCGCCAGGGCGAAGCGTCTAAGCTACACGACCAATCCTGCGGATTTGTCGAGCTGCAACGTCTATATCGTTACCGTCCCGACCCCGATCGATGAGCACAAACGACCGGATTTGACGCCACTGCAAAAAGCCAGCGAAACCGTCGGCAAACTTCTGTCGAAGGGCGACATCGTAGTTTATGAATCCACAGTCTACCCGGGAGCGACCGAAGAAGTCTGCGTGCCGATCCTGGAATCCCACTCGGGATTAATCTTCAACCAGGACTTTTACTGCGGTTACAGTCCCGAGCGCATCAATCCGGGAGACAAAGAACATCGCGTTACTAACATCAAGAAAATTACCTCGGGCTCGACCCCGGAATGCGCCGATTTCGTTGACAAGCTTTATCAAAAAATCATTACCGCAGGCACGCACAAAGCGAGCAGCATTAAAGTAGCCGAAGCCGCAAAAGTCATCGAAAACACGCAGAGGGACGTGAACATCGCACTCATCAACGAGCTGGCGATCCTGTTCAACAAACTCGGATTGAACACGTTGGAGGTTTTGGAGGCGGCAGGGAGTAAATGGAATTTTCTTCCTTTCCGTCCCGGCCTGGTCGGTGGACACTGCATCGGCGTGGACCCGTATTACCTCACCCATAAAGCTCAGGAAATCGGTTATCACCCCGAGATCATATTGGCTGGGCGCCGCATTAACGACGGCATGGGTGAATATGTCGCCAATCGTTTGGTCAAACTGATGACCCAGAGGCGCCTTCAAGTCTGCCAGGCGAACATTCTCATCATGGGGCTGACCTTCAAGGAAAACTGCCCTGATATCCGGAACACTCGAGTAACGGACATCATCAAAGAATTAGAAAGCTATAACGCGCGAGTCGATGTTTACGACCCGTGGGCAAATCCCGAGGAAGTCCATGACGAATATGGCATCGATCTTGTCCAGGAACTCCCGACAGGAAAGTACGATGCCGTTGTAATCGCCGTCGCACACCGGGAGTTTAAGGCGATGGGCCCACAGGCTATTCGGGCGTTGGCAAAACCTCAAGGCGTCTTGTTCGATGTCAAGTATACGCTGCCGCACGACAGCGTAGACGACTACTTGTAA
- a CDS encoding TIGR03013 family XrtA/PEP-CTERM system glycosyltransferase: MVRVFRHYISRVYLVIFLLDCVIFFSAFYMGAVLRFFPDLEGNYAAIDLTNPSAIFCAFMLASTTGMGLYQRVQQGGEAAMLLRVLVSFVFGTLLMGVVFYAFPTIFVGRGVFGYALLSALVLTVCSRTLFLKFVDRQELRRRVLVLGSGNNAHIIQEFEKKESNPTFRVIGFVPMGGDICRVEPHRLCTLEMPLNEFAIAHDIDEIVVAPDDRRGGLAVDEILDCKMSGMDVVDLLHFFEREAGLIRVDCLHPSWLVFSDGFRYSGFQQFTKRAFDILASLVLLAVSWPIMLLTALAIVVESGWRAPIFYSQVRVGKNWRLFKVIKFRSMRVDAEQDGRARWATQNDDRITRVGRFIRKTRIDELPQLFNVLKGEMSFVGPRPERPEFVEKFAETIPYYSERHRVKPGITGWAQLCYPYGSSYQDAIEKLQYDLYYVKNYSLFLDFLIMLQTIEVVILGKGAR; encoded by the coding sequence ATGGTTCGCGTTTTTCGCCATTATATTTCGCGCGTTTATCTTGTTATTTTTTTGCTGGATTGCGTTATTTTCTTTTCCGCCTTTTATATGGGGGCGGTTCTGCGGTTTTTCCCCGATCTTGAAGGCAATTACGCTGCCATCGATTTGACCAATCCATCCGCCATTTTCTGTGCATTCATGCTGGCGAGTACGACTGGCATGGGGCTTTACCAGCGGGTGCAGCAAGGGGGCGAAGCAGCCATGCTGCTTCGCGTGCTAGTGAGTTTTGTGTTTGGCACGCTTCTGATGGGTGTCGTCTTTTATGCCTTCCCCACGATTTTCGTAGGTCGGGGCGTATTCGGCTATGCCTTGTTGTCGGCCCTAGTGCTGACAGTGTGTTCGCGCACGCTGTTCTTGAAGTTCGTGGATCGGCAGGAACTGAGGAGGCGGGTATTGGTATTAGGGTCGGGGAACAACGCGCACATTATTCAAGAGTTCGAAAAGAAAGAGTCCAATCCAACCTTTCGCGTCATTGGTTTTGTGCCGATGGGCGGCGATATTTGCCGGGTAGAGCCTCACCGGCTATGTACGTTGGAGATGCCTCTCAATGAATTTGCCATTGCGCATGATATTGACGAGATTGTCGTCGCACCGGACGACCGCCGAGGAGGGCTTGCGGTGGACGAAATTTTGGATTGCAAGATGAGCGGTATGGACGTTGTAGACCTGTTGCATTTCTTCGAACGTGAGGCGGGCCTGATTCGTGTCGACTGCCTGCATCCCAGTTGGCTGGTATTTTCCGACGGATTCCGATACAGCGGTTTTCAGCAGTTTACCAAGCGTGCCTTCGATATTTTAGCTAGTCTCGTCTTGCTCGCCGTCAGTTGGCCTATCATGTTGCTGACGGCATTGGCGATTGTGGTCGAGAGCGGTTGGCGAGCGCCGATTTTTTATTCTCAGGTCCGTGTAGGCAAGAACTGGCGGTTGTTCAAAGTGATAAAGTTTCGGAGCATGCGCGTCGATGCCGAACAGGATGGGAGAGCACGTTGGGCGACACAGAATGACGACCGAATAACCCGCGTAGGGCGGTTTATTCGGAAGACACGGATCGATGAATTGCCGCAGCTGTTCAATGTGCTGAAAGGTGAGATGAGTTTCGTCGGTCCTCGTCCGGAACGGCCTGAATTTGTGGAAAAGTTCGCGGAAACCATTCCGTATTATTCGGAGCGCCATCGCGTGAAGCCCGGTATTACCGGCTGGGCACAGCTGTGTTATCCGTACGGATCGAGTTATCAAGACGCTATAGAGAAACTTCAGTACGACTTGTACTACGTCAAAAATTACAGTCTTTTTCTCGATTTTCTCATTATGTTACAAACAATCGAAGTGGTTATTTTGGGCAAAGGTGCCCGCTGA
- the prsK gene encoding XrtA/PEP-CTERM system histidine kinase PrsK, with amino-acid sequence MTIGAVSYLAGFFAFLFLTALVLVSWRGNATGRWLILASAVTTAWSGILALQDLYHFFPSAFIWSVEIIRTYIWLLFLGRLFNPLKESGAGSCSTVSKLIDRGVHVAAGVVAAYVWISPVLDQAFPDVFWPALQLSGHVCLALIGLILIEQYFRNVRTDIRWRIKFLCFALGGMFAYDFYLYSDALLFRHINSDLWTARGAVSALLPPLLIVSAARNPQWSVDVFVSRQVVFHSATLLGSGFYLLLMATAGYYIKIYGGEWGAVAQIVFLVGAFLLLALLLFSGQMRARMRVFLSKNFFNYAYDYREEWLRIITMLSDTASGLSLEERVIVALGQAVESPSGVLWVRESNGHLVWRACFGDPGCDISFIDRDDALVRYMEDKEWIVNLPEMVEMPEMYHGVVRPSWLRPNCDAWLLVPLFQQKHRMMGLVLLSRPRTSIQWNWEVIDLLKTSSRLAASYLALEDAGRALAEARQFEGFNRLSAFVIHDLKNLIAQLSLVVRNAERHHNNPEFMRDAIKTVDHAVGRMSRLLSQLKNSGSGQSEQIIDLGELLREVVKARMVQAPIPTCDMFRKPIRIKANRDRLASSFEHIIQNAQDAAGKNGRVRVRMGLSENGYATVEVEDNGVGMDEEFIRTRLFKPFETTKGVTGMGIGAYESREYIRSLGGELSVKSEPGKRTLFTFSIPVVSDSEALALNEVKSA; translated from the coding sequence ATGACGATCGGCGCCGTCAGCTATTTGGCTGGTTTTTTTGCTTTTCTCTTCTTGACCGCGCTGGTGCTGGTTAGTTGGCGCGGTAATGCTACAGGTCGCTGGCTGATTCTGGCATCGGCGGTAACTACCGCCTGGTCTGGCATCCTGGCTTTACAGGACCTCTATCATTTTTTTCCCTCAGCATTCATTTGGTCGGTCGAGATCATTCGGACCTATATATGGCTGCTTTTTCTCGGCAGGCTGTTCAATCCGCTTAAAGAAAGCGGCGCCGGATCATGTTCGACAGTGTCGAAACTCATCGATCGTGGCGTTCACGTGGCGGCCGGTGTTGTGGCGGCTTATGTCTGGATTTCGCCGGTTTTAGACCAAGCCTTTCCGGACGTTTTTTGGCCCGCATTACAGTTGTCAGGGCATGTCTGTCTGGCCCTGATCGGTCTGATCCTGATCGAGCAATATTTCCGCAATGTCCGGACCGATATTAGATGGCGGATCAAGTTTCTGTGCTTCGCACTGGGAGGCATGTTCGCCTATGACTTTTATCTTTACTCGGATGCCTTGTTGTTCCGACATATCAATTCGGACCTGTGGACCGCGCGCGGTGCCGTATCCGCCCTGTTGCCCCCTCTCTTGATCGTTTCGGCTGCCCGCAATCCCCAATGGTCGGTAGACGTGTTCGTCTCCCGCCAGGTGGTCTTTCACTCGGCAACTTTGCTCGGGTCCGGCTTTTATCTGCTGCTCATGGCGACCGCCGGGTATTACATCAAGATTTACGGCGGGGAATGGGGAGCCGTAGCACAAATCGTATTTTTGGTCGGGGCGTTCTTGTTGCTCGCGTTGCTCCTTTTTTCAGGACAGATGCGGGCACGTATGCGGGTTTTCCTGAGCAAGAATTTTTTCAACTATGCGTATGATTACCGGGAGGAGTGGCTACGCATCATCACGATGCTTTCGGACACCGCTTCCGGATTATCGCTGGAAGAGCGCGTCATCGTAGCTTTGGGGCAAGCTGTCGAGAGCCCTAGCGGCGTGCTTTGGGTGCGCGAATCAAACGGGCACTTGGTGTGGCGGGCATGCTTTGGAGATCCTGGCTGCGACATCTCTTTCATCGATCGCGACGATGCCCTGGTACGCTATATGGAAGATAAGGAATGGATCGTCAATTTGCCCGAGATGGTGGAGATGCCAGAGATGTATCACGGTGTCGTCCGTCCGTCCTGGCTCAGACCCAACTGCGATGCGTGGCTGTTAGTGCCGTTGTTTCAGCAGAAGCATCGAATGATGGGGCTTGTGTTACTGAGTCGTCCGCGTACATCGATACAATGGAATTGGGAGGTCATCGATCTGTTGAAGACTTCCAGCCGATTGGCCGCGAGCTATCTAGCGCTCGAGGATGCCGGTAGGGCACTGGCGGAGGCTCGGCAGTTCGAGGGTTTCAATCGCCTCTCCGCTTTTGTTATTCACGATTTGAAAAACCTCATCGCGCAACTAAGCTTGGTGGTGCGTAACGCGGAGCGGCATCACAATAATCCTGAATTCATGCGAGATGCTATAAAAACGGTGGACCATGCGGTCGGGAGGATGAGTCGGCTGTTGTCTCAATTGAAGAACTCCGGTTCTGGACAATCGGAGCAGATTATCGATCTTGGAGAGCTTCTTCGCGAAGTTGTGAAAGCACGGATGGTTCAGGCGCCAATCCCCACCTGTGATATGTTTAGGAAACCGATCCGGATCAAAGCCAATCGCGATCGCCTAGCGTCCTCTTTCGAACATATTATTCAGAATGCCCAGGATGCTGCCGGTAAGAACGGTCGAGTGCGCGTTCGAATGGGATTGAGTGAAAACGGATATGCTACCGTTGAGGTCGAGGATAACGGTGTAGGCATGGACGAGGAATTTATCCGTACCCGTCTGTTCAAGCCTTTCGAAACGACGAAAGGCGTTACGGGTATGGGCATAGGTGCGTACGAGAGCCGCGAGTACATACGTTCTTTGGGAGGGGAGCTCAGCGTGAAAAGCGAACCGGGCAAGCGCACGCTGTTCACCTTCTCCATACCCGTCGTATCTGATTCCGAGGCGCTTGCCCTAAACGAGGTGAAGTCCGCTTGA
- the prsR gene encoding PEP-CTERM-box response regulator transcription factor, which produces MSEQTLLIVEDDLGLQSQLRWNFEQYKVLVADDRESAIAAVKRNQPAVVTLDLGLPPDPGGVSEGFATLSEILTIAPTTKVIVITGNDDQVNPVKAIGLGAYDFYQKPIEPETLSFVVERAFRLYRLEEENRQFRRMHITNPLVGVIAASPEMHEVCRMVERLAPTDITVLLLGESGTGKEVLARALHALSPRSKKPFVAVNAAAIPDSLLESELFGFEKGAFTGATQQTKGKFELADGGTFFLDEIGDIPLSLQPKLLRVLQERVIERVGGRQPIKVDVRLICATHQNLTKLISEGKFREDLYFRINEMIINIPPLRERTGDVVVLARAFLDKFVHQMRRTNILGFSHGALAAMEAYHWPGNVRELEHKVKRAVVMASGPLIEAKDLELAPGEFKRRLWSLREARDMAERQAICAALSEAGENVTKAAEILEITRPTLYALLSKFNLKI; this is translated from the coding sequence TTGAGCGAGCAAACGTTATTAATCGTCGAAGACGACCTTGGGCTGCAAAGTCAGCTTCGCTGGAATTTTGAGCAATACAAGGTTCTTGTGGCCGATGACCGGGAATCCGCCATTGCGGCGGTTAAACGCAACCAGCCGGCAGTGGTCACGCTCGATCTCGGATTACCACCGGATCCCGGCGGCGTAAGCGAAGGTTTCGCTACGCTCAGCGAAATCCTGACTATTGCGCCGACGACCAAAGTCATCGTCATCACCGGCAACGATGACCAAGTCAACCCGGTTAAGGCCATAGGACTCGGCGCCTATGATTTCTATCAAAAGCCGATCGAACCGGAAACCTTGTCTTTCGTAGTGGAGCGGGCATTCCGTCTTTACCGGCTGGAGGAAGAAAATCGCCAGTTTCGGCGGATGCACATTACCAACCCGCTTGTCGGTGTGATCGCAGCCAGTCCGGAGATGCACGAAGTATGTCGCATGGTCGAGCGCCTGGCACCGACCGACATTACCGTATTGCTGTTGGGCGAGAGTGGCACCGGTAAGGAAGTGCTCGCACGAGCACTCCACGCCTTGAGTCCGCGTTCGAAGAAGCCTTTCGTAGCCGTCAATGCCGCCGCGATACCGGACAGTTTGTTAGAAAGTGAGCTGTTCGGTTTCGAAAAAGGGGCGTTTACCGGCGCTACTCAGCAAACTAAGGGCAAATTCGAGTTGGCTGACGGCGGAACCTTTTTTCTCGACGAGATCGGCGATATTCCGCTTTCATTACAGCCGAAGCTGCTCCGAGTTTTACAGGAACGCGTTATAGAGCGGGTCGGGGGACGACAGCCGATCAAAGTTGACGTGCGTTTGATTTGTGCCACCCACCAGAATCTTACCAAGCTGATCAGTGAAGGGAAGTTCAGGGAGGATCTTTATTTCCGCATTAACGAGATGATCATCAATATCCCTCCGCTCCGGGAAAGGACCGGAGACGTGGTGGTTTTGGCGCGTGCGTTCCTGGATAAGTTTGTGCACCAAATGCGCCGCACCAATATCCTCGGGTTCAGTCACGGGGCATTGGCTGCCATGGAGGCTTATCACTGGCCGGGAAATGTTCGGGAACTGGAGCATAAGGTCAAGCGGGCGGTCGTTATGGCTTCCGGTCCTCTCATTGAAGCCAAGGATCTGGAACTGGCGCCGGGCGAGTTCAAAAGGCGATTATGGAGTTTGAGGGAGGCCCGCGATATGGCCGAGCGACAGGCCATTTGCGCGGCACTGAGTGAAGCCGGCGAGAACGTTACCAAGGCGGCAGAAATCCTCGAGATTACGCGTCCAACGCTCTATGCCCTTTTGAGCAAGTTCAATCTCAAAATTTAG
- the prsT gene encoding XrtA/PEP-CTERM system TPR-repeat protein PrsT: MVRFFQAFLLLTATIGCNAASAEKDPLEQARNYLRKGESKAAVIELKNALQANPENADARVLLGESYLKLGDGPSAAKELEKARDLGAPKESWIVSLARAYLLQDKPKAVLDQISPDERLNDMLRAQILGIRGLAHILLKQTEQAKESFDAALKFDSKASDALLGLAMLEAQQKRYKQAIEYANQSIAADSKNVNAWIVLGETKRLSGDLQGAADAFTKALDLQPFDIRARLGRATAYLASNKADEAQKDINEVRKSAGEVPLALYLEAVIAFQKGALQEAEDALVKVTGALPDHLPSRLLLGVVAYRQGKYESAENNLAQYVRTFPEQLPAAKLLAATQMKLGRPSEAIRTLKGLEDRASDDSQFFALLGSAYLQAKQYDSATEYLNRASELAPNVASVKAQLALGRIASGQMEQAVDDLKSAVELDQNLLQADVLLVLALIQQKKLDEAVAAAEKMKGKMPGDPMPHNLLGAAYMAKGNTEKAREHWQQALRLKPDYATAALNLAKLDLSGNNPDAAAQRYQQVLKHDPKNLAAHIGLAQIAEMRKDFESVEKHLTEAREKNPKALQPAVTLSRFYLARGKALQALEVARATLSDHPDHLMALQSLGLAQMANGQEASAIATFKKLVSKVPNNPEYRHQLAQMLYKKGEKQAAVAEWEQTLQQTPDYLPALLAQAELKLREKKYDDALKIAERIKTAHPKSAAGFQVEGDIRFAQKQFKEALPAYEKAFQSAPSSILARLLFQTRRALGQDKEAFDGLTQWLESSQEDVDAWTTLAMAYQESGRLREAVEAYEKAQSLAAGSTVIQNNLAWLYQELGSDKALPLAEKLLAASENRPEVMDTVGWIFVQNGKQAEGLNLLRDAAVHAPHIGQIRIHLAEALAQMGRKDEARKELERLLKEKKNFAERDKAEALLKGL, translated from the coding sequence ATGGTCCGGTTTTTTCAAGCGTTTCTTCTATTAACTGCGACCATTGGTTGCAATGCGGCGAGCGCCGAGAAGGACCCACTCGAGCAGGCTAGAAATTATTTGCGGAAGGGCGAGTCCAAGGCAGCTGTGATCGAGCTGAAAAACGCTCTTCAGGCAAATCCGGAAAACGCCGATGCGCGGGTGCTGTTGGGCGAGTCTTATCTGAAGTTGGGCGATGGTCCGTCAGCGGCCAAAGAACTGGAAAAAGCGCGAGACCTGGGGGCTCCGAAGGAAAGTTGGATCGTCTCTCTGGCGCGAGCCTACTTGCTGCAGGACAAGCCGAAAGCCGTTCTGGATCAAATCTCGCCGGATGAACGCTTGAACGACATGCTTCGCGCTCAAATCCTGGGTATTCGAGGGTTGGCTCATATTTTGCTTAAACAGACAGAGCAGGCAAAGGAGAGTTTCGATGCCGCACTGAAGTTCGATTCAAAGGCGAGCGATGCGCTGTTGGGGCTGGCCATGTTGGAAGCGCAACAAAAACGGTACAAGCAGGCAATCGAATACGCCAACCAATCCATCGCCGCGGATTCCAAGAACGTTAACGCGTGGATCGTTTTGGGAGAAACGAAGAGACTGTCTGGTGACCTGCAAGGGGCAGCCGACGCGTTTACCAAGGCGCTCGATCTTCAGCCTTTCGATATAAGGGCGCGTCTCGGGCGAGCTACGGCCTATCTGGCTTCGAACAAGGCAGATGAGGCGCAAAAGGATATCAATGAAGTTCGAAAATCGGCGGGAGAAGTTCCGCTGGCCTTATATCTAGAGGCGGTCATCGCTTTTCAGAAGGGGGCATTGCAGGAAGCCGAGGACGCACTCGTCAAAGTCACTGGCGCGCTCCCGGATCATCTCCCCAGCAGACTGCTTTTAGGAGTGGTCGCATATCGGCAGGGCAAATACGAATCCGCGGAAAACAATCTCGCGCAATATGTCCGAACGTTTCCCGAGCAGTTGCCTGCGGCAAAGTTGTTGGCGGCGACGCAGATGAAGCTGGGTCGCCCGAGTGAAGCCATCCGCACATTGAAGGGGTTGGAGGATCGGGCATCCGACGACTCACAGTTCTTCGCACTGCTCGGCAGCGCTTACCTCCAGGCGAAACAATACGATTCGGCGACGGAGTACCTGAACCGAGCCTCCGAGCTCGCGCCCAACGTGGCGTCAGTGAAAGCGCAATTGGCTCTAGGGCGTATTGCGTCAGGGCAAATGGAACAAGCGGTGGACGATCTGAAATCCGCCGTCGAACTGGATCAGAATCTGTTGCAGGCGGATGTGCTGCTGGTTCTAGCCCTGATCCAGCAGAAGAAGCTGGACGAGGCGGTTGCTGCGGCCGAGAAAATGAAGGGCAAAATGCCGGGCGACCCGATGCCGCACAATCTGCTAGGTGCCGCCTATATGGCGAAGGGGAATACGGAAAAGGCGCGCGAGCACTGGCAGCAGGCTTTGAGGCTCAAGCCCGATTATGCGACAGCCGCACTTAATCTGGCGAAACTTGATCTTAGCGGCAACAACCCCGATGCCGCGGCTCAGCGTTACCAGCAGGTTCTCAAACACGACCCGAAGAACCTGGCGGCGCATATCGGTCTGGCTCAAATCGCCGAGATGCGCAAAGATTTTGAAAGCGTGGAGAAACATCTCACGGAGGCGCGGGAAAAGAATCCTAAGGCGCTGCAGCCGGCGGTGACCTTGTCCCGATTCTATTTGGCGAGGGGCAAGGCCTTGCAAGCACTTGAGGTTGCTCGTGCGACCTTGAGCGATCATCCCGATCACCTCATGGCGCTGCAAAGCCTAGGCTTGGCCCAGATGGCCAACGGGCAAGAGGCCAGTGCCATTGCGACGTTCAAAAAACTAGTGAGCAAGGTTCCGAATAATCCGGAATATCGTCATCAGCTTGCCCAAATGCTGTACAAAAAGGGCGAAAAGCAAGCCGCGGTGGCGGAATGGGAGCAGACTTTACAACAAACCCCCGATTATTTACCGGCCCTTCTGGCCCAGGCAGAGCTAAAGCTAAGGGAGAAAAAATACGACGACGCGTTAAAGATTGCTGAACGTATCAAGACTGCGCATCCGAAGTCGGCTGCGGGCTTTCAAGTGGAAGGGGATATCCGATTCGCTCAGAAGCAGTTCAAGGAGGCGTTGCCGGCATACGAAAAGGCCTTCCAATCGGCTCCGAGCTCGATTTTGGCGCGGCTCCTGTTTCAAACACGACGCGCTTTGGGGCAAGACAAGGAGGCTTTCGACGGACTGACCCAGTGGCTGGAATCGTCTCAGGAAGATGTCGATGCGTGGACGACACTTGCGATGGCCTATCAGGAATCCGGGAGGCTGAGGGAAGCCGTGGAGGCGTATGAGAAGGCTCAAAGTCTAGCGGCGGGCAGCACCGTCATCCAAAACAACTTGGCTTGGTTATACCAGGAACTGGGCAGTGATAAAGCTCTTCCGTTAGCCGAAAAGCTGCTAGCCGCGTCCGAAAATCGTCCGGAGGTCATGGACACGGTCGGCTGGATTTTCGTGCAGAATGGCAAACAGGCCGAGGGCTTGAACTTGTTGCGGGATGCTGCCGTGCATGCACCCCATATTGGTCAGATACGTATTCATTTGGCCGAAGCCCTGGCTCAAATGGGGCGGAAAGACGAGGCGCGAAAGGAGCTTGAACGTCTCTTGAAGGAAAAGAAAAATTTTGCGGAACGGGATAAAGCAGAAGCTCTGCTCAAGGGACTGTAA